One segment of Egibacteraceae bacterium DNA contains the following:
- the gcvT gene encoding glycine cleavage system aminomethyltransferase GcvT has product MPVLRRSPLDDRHRARGATMTGFGGWEMPLDYGSVVAEHRAVRTSCGVFDLSHLGTVRVTGDGAQACLRRAFTNDVAQLAPGRAHYTLCLNTDGGIVDDLLVYHLDGGFFVVPNAANAAAVGDALTAAAAAAGGCEVVDVKDHLACLAVQGPDSAEVVTGTGCDVGDLAYLDCRATPGGLPPAGGVLARSGYTGERGYELFLPAEHAAALWDRLVDAGATPAGLGSRDTLRLEMGYPLHGQDITPATSPVEARLGWAVKGSGFVGEEAYRTAQGAGAPRLLWGLRATGRGIPRAGCVVHREGEELGAVTSGSFSPTLRVGIAMGYVDATPGERVEIDVRGKTVAAEVVRPPFVDASPKR; this is encoded by the coding sequence GTGCCCGTGCTGCGCCGCTCGCCGCTCGACGACCGTCACCGTGCGCGGGGGGCCACCATGACGGGCTTCGGTGGGTGGGAGATGCCGCTCGACTACGGAAGCGTCGTGGCCGAGCACCGGGCCGTGCGCACCTCGTGCGGCGTGTTCGACCTCTCCCACCTCGGCACCGTGCGGGTCACCGGCGACGGCGCGCAGGCCTGCCTGCGGCGGGCGTTCACCAACGACGTCGCGCAGCTCGCGCCGGGGCGGGCGCACTACACGCTGTGCCTGAACACCGACGGCGGCATCGTCGACGACCTGCTCGTGTACCACCTCGACGGGGGCTTCTTCGTCGTGCCGAACGCCGCCAACGCCGCCGCGGTCGGGGATGCGCTCACGGCGGCGGCCGCGGCGGCAGGCGGCTGCGAGGTCGTCGACGTGAAGGACCACCTCGCCTGCCTGGCCGTGCAGGGACCGGATTCCGCCGAGGTGGTCACCGGCACCGGGTGCGACGTCGGGGACCTCGCCTACCTCGACTGCCGCGCCACCCCAGGGGGGCTTCCCCCGGCGGGCGGCGTGCTCGCGCGCTCCGGCTACACCGGCGAGCGCGGCTACGAGCTGTTCCTGCCGGCGGAGCACGCCGCTGCGCTGTGGGACCGCCTCGTCGATGCCGGCGCGACGCCGGCCGGGCTCGGCAGCCGCGACACCCTGCGTCTGGAGATGGGCTACCCACTGCACGGCCAGGACATCACCCCCGCGACGTCGCCGGTAGAGGCCCGCCTCGGCTGGGCGGTGAAGGGCAGCGGGTTCGTCGGCGAGGAGGCCTACCGCACGGCGCAGGGGGCCGGCGCGCCGCGCCTGCTGTGGGGCCTGCGCGCAACCGGCCGCGGGATCCCCCGTGCGGGCTGCGTCGTCCACCGCGAAGGCGAGGAGCTCGGTGCCGTGACGAGCGGGTCGTTCTCGCCGACGCTGCGCGTCGGGATCGCGATGGGCTACGTCGACGCGACCCCCGGCGAGCGCGTGGAGATCGACGTGCGGGGCAAGACGGTCGCCGCCGAGGTCGTCCGCCCGCCGTTCGTCGACGCGTCGCCGAAGCGCTGA
- the nadA gene encoding quinolinate synthase NadA, with protein MNEGTTLREAAETTPLLLLGSRADPGSERGTICPGVVPDPSDPGLVERARTARAALGDQVVILGHHYQRDEVIAFADLRGDSFKLATGAAANGAPFIVFCGVHFMAETADLLTPPETTVVLPDMAAGCSMADMAEIGQVEGAWADLEEAGCGAVVPLTYMNSSAAIKAFTGRHGGVVCTSSNADQALRWAFAQGSQVLFLPDEHLGRNTAVRRLGLSLDECVVYDPHRPGGGLDPEALRQARMILWKGHCSVHGTFLPHHVELVRARLPRVRVLVHPEVRHEVAEHADLVGSTEFIIRTVREAPPGTSWAIGTELNLVGRLAQQHPEQTITFLNDKVCFCATMNRIDLPHLVWVLESLVAGEVVNPVRVDPDTAYWARGALDRMLALPPA; from the coding sequence ATGAACGAAGGAACCACCCTTCGCGAGGCGGCGGAGACGACGCCGCTGCTGCTGCTCGGGTCGCGTGCGGACCCCGGCAGCGAGCGGGGGACGATCTGCCCCGGTGTCGTGCCCGACCCGAGCGACCCGGGCCTCGTCGAGCGTGCGCGCACGGCGCGCGCCGCCCTCGGCGACCAGGTGGTGATCCTCGGCCACCACTACCAGCGCGACGAGGTCATCGCGTTCGCCGACCTGCGCGGCGACAGCTTCAAGCTCGCCACGGGCGCCGCGGCCAACGGGGCGCCCTTCATCGTGTTCTGCGGCGTCCACTTCATGGCCGAGACCGCCGACCTTCTCACGCCGCCGGAGACCACGGTCGTCCTGCCGGACATGGCCGCCGGCTGCTCCATGGCCGACATGGCCGAGATCGGCCAGGTCGAGGGTGCCTGGGCGGACCTCGAAGAGGCCGGCTGCGGCGCGGTGGTCCCCCTGACGTACATGAACTCCTCGGCCGCCATCAAGGCGTTCACCGGCCGCCACGGCGGCGTGGTGTGCACGTCGTCCAACGCGGACCAGGCGTTGCGGTGGGCCTTCGCGCAGGGCTCGCAGGTGCTGTTCCTGCCCGACGAGCACCTCGGCCGCAACACCGCCGTCCGCCGGCTCGGGCTGTCCCTCGACGAGTGCGTCGTCTACGACCCGCACCGGCCCGGCGGCGGGCTCGACCCGGAGGCGCTGCGGCAGGCGCGGATGATCCTGTGGAAGGGGCACTGCAGCGTCCACGGCACGTTCCTCCCGCACCACGTCGAGCTCGTGCGCGCCAGACTCCCGAGGGTGCGGGTGCTCGTGCATCCCGAGGTCCGCCACGAGGTCGCCGAGCACGCCGACCTCGTCGGCTCGACGGAGTTCATCATCCGCACCGTGCGCGAGGCACCACCCGGCACGTCGTGGGCGATCGGCACCGAGCTCAACCTCGTCGGGCGCCTCGCTCAGCAGCACCCGGAGCAGACCATCACGTTCCTGAACGACAAGGTCTGCTTCTGCGCCACGATGAACCGGATCGACCTCCCCCACCTCGTGTGGGTCCTCGAGTCGCTCGTCGCCGGTGAGGTCGTGAACCCCGTCCGGGTCGACCCCGACACCGCGTACTGGGCCCGCGGGGCGCTCGACCGGATGCTCGCGCTGCCGCCCGCCTGA
- a CDS encoding glycerate kinase produces MRVVVAPDKFAGTLTAAEAGEAMGAGWSRARPGDDVVVVPMADGGEGTADVVAAAVPGAQRMSAEVADARGSAVEAAWVLLSDGRALVEVAQACGLSRLSPDRRNPRWTTSYGVGQLLLAAVTAGCRAIVVGLGGSATVDGGAGLATALGYRLLRGDGNGVKIGGEYLRSLHHIEPTAPPPVPVVAAVDVTNALLGPDGAAAVFAPQKGATPDDVPVLEQALTRLADIVERDLDGGPWRDLPGAGAAGGLGFGLAAFCGARLVSGSAAIADLVGLEAALDGANVVLTGEGSLDAQTTRGKVPAYVAERARHHGARVMAVAGRVTDGAGAGFDRVAELGPEGLQRATELVAERAGELAATLA; encoded by the coding sequence ATGCGGGTCGTCGTCGCACCGGACAAGTTCGCCGGCACGCTCACCGCCGCCGAGGCCGGGGAGGCCATGGGGGCCGGATGGTCGCGGGCACGTCCCGGCGACGACGTCGTCGTCGTGCCGATGGCCGACGGGGGAGAAGGCACCGCGGACGTCGTCGCGGCCGCGGTGCCCGGCGCGCAGCGCATGTCCGCCGAGGTTGCCGACGCACGCGGCAGCGCCGTGGAGGCCGCCTGGGTGCTCCTGTCCGACGGGCGGGCGCTCGTGGAGGTCGCGCAGGCATGCGGCTTGTCGCGTCTGTCACCCGACCGGCGCAATCCCCGCTGGACGACGAGCTACGGCGTCGGCCAGCTGCTCCTCGCGGCGGTCACCGCGGGCTGCCGTGCGATCGTCGTGGGCCTCGGGGGCAGCGCGACCGTCGACGGGGGGGCCGGGCTCGCGACGGCCCTCGGCTACCGGCTGCTGCGCGGCGACGGCAACGGCGTGAAGATCGGCGGGGAGTACCTGCGCTCCCTGCACCACATCGAGCCGACCGCCCCTCCGCCCGTGCCCGTCGTGGCGGCTGTCGACGTCACCAACGCCCTGCTGGGACCCGACGGTGCGGCCGCCGTCTTCGCACCGCAGAAGGGCGCGACCCCCGACGACGTGCCCGTCCTCGAGCAGGCCCTGACCCGCCTGGCCGACATCGTCGAGCGCGACCTCGACGGGGGACCGTGGCGCGACCTGCCCGGCGCCGGCGCCGCGGGAGGGCTCGGGTTCGGGCTCGCCGCCTTCTGCGGGGCGCGCCTGGTGAGCGGGTCGGCGGCGATCGCCGACCTCGTGGGCCTCGAGGCGGCCCTCGACGGGGCGAACGTCGTGCTCACCGGCGAGGGCTCCCTCGACGCCCAGACGACCCGAGGCAAGGTGCCCGCCTACGTCGCCGAGCGCGCCCGACACCACGGCGCGCGGGTGATGGCCGTGGCGGGGCGGGTGACCGACGGTGCGGGCGCCGGCTTCGACCGGGTCGCCGAGCTCGGGCCCGAGGGCCTGCAGCGCGCGACAGAGCTCGTCGCCGAGCGCGCGGGCGAGCTCGCCGCCACGCTCGCATGA
- a CDS encoding iron-sulfur cluster assembly accessory protein, whose amino-acid sequence MSEAPAISIPLSEKPVEPITLTESAAAKVKELMTREEKPDEVALRVAVQPGGCSGMRYALFFDDRELEGDLVLDIHGVPVRLDKMSAPHLQGTQIDWVDSLQGAGFAINNPQARSTCACGDSFS is encoded by the coding sequence ATGAGCGAAGCGCCCGCCATTTCCATTCCGCTCTCGGAGAAGCCGGTCGAGCCGATCACGCTCACCGAGTCGGCTGCCGCGAAGGTCAAGGAGCTCATGACCCGCGAGGAGAAGCCCGACGAGGTCGCTCTCCGCGTCGCGGTCCAGCCCGGCGGCTGCTCGGGCATGCGCTACGCGCTGTTCTTCGACGACCGGGAGCTCGAGGGTGACCTCGTGCTCGACATCCACGGCGTGCCCGTGCGGCTCGACAAGATGAGCGCACCGCACCTGCAAGGCACCCAGATCGACTGGGTCGACAGCCTCCAGGGCGCCGGGTTCGCCATCAACAACCCCCAGGCGCGCAGCACCTGCGCCTGCGGCGACAGCTTCTCCTAG
- a CDS encoding sulfurtransferase TusA family protein, whose product MSASRPATVVDALGKPCPVPVIALAKAVEQARPGEEVVVLSDDAGAKVDIPVWCRMKGHEYLGQAEAGRGWSFRVRRSS is encoded by the coding sequence GTGTCCGCCTCCCGACCCGCCACCGTCGTCGACGCCCTCGGCAAGCCGTGCCCGGTGCCGGTCATCGCGCTCGCCAAGGCCGTCGAGCAGGCGCGCCCCGGCGAGGAGGTCGTCGTGCTGTCCGACGACGCTGGCGCGAAGGTCGACATTCCGGTGTGGTGCCGGATGAAGGGCCACGAGTACCTCGGTCAGGCGGAGGCCGGGCGCGGCTGGTCCTTCCGCGTGCGGCGGTCCTCCTGA
- a CDS encoding aminotransferase class V-fold PLP-dependent enzyme produces MATQRVYLDHASAAPAHPAALAALAQVARSLPGDPSRRHAEGRAARDLLESARAATAAALGVAAERVAFTSGGTEAVHLAVRGVATANRARPRRILSAAVEHSAVLAAADASGCAHTRVPVDRDGRVDLDALAAALRDGAALVNLQHANHETGTLQPVAEAAALCRDADALLHVDACQTFGRLPVDVVTLGADLVSVSAAKFGGGRGTGALAWSPRARFRPLLSGDEREGRRRAGLEHLPGIAAMAETLLHLRPGDPQGPAAAEVARCDRLRRRLRARLGDLDDVAVHGPPNDALPHIVAASALYVDGETLAAELDRAGFAVHSGSSCASTSGRPSHVLVAMGALTHGHVRVSFGPDVAGDVVERFAEAFATAVGALRARLGAGR; encoded by the coding sequence ATGGCGACGCAACGGGTGTACCTCGATCACGCCTCCGCCGCGCCCGCGCACCCGGCGGCCCTCGCCGCGCTCGCGCAGGTCGCCCGGAGCCTGCCCGGCGACCCCAGCCGCCGCCACGCCGAGGGCCGGGCCGCCCGCGACCTGCTCGAGTCGGCGCGCGCGGCGACCGCCGCCGCGCTCGGGGTCGCCGCCGAGCGCGTCGCGTTCACCTCCGGTGGCACGGAGGCCGTGCACCTCGCCGTCCGCGGTGTCGCCACCGCCAACCGGGCCCGCCCGCGGCGGATCCTGTCCGCCGCCGTCGAGCACTCGGCGGTGCTCGCCGCGGCCGACGCCAGCGGCTGTGCGCACACCCGCGTGCCCGTCGACCGCGACGGGCGCGTCGACCTCGACGCCCTCGCCGCCGCGCTGCGCGACGGCGCGGCGCTCGTGAACCTCCAGCACGCCAACCACGAGACCGGCACGCTCCAACCGGTCGCCGAGGCGGCCGCGCTCTGCCGCGACGCCGACGCCCTCCTGCACGTCGACGCCTGCCAGACGTTCGGGCGGCTCCCCGTCGACGTCGTGACGCTCGGCGCCGACCTCGTGTCGGTGTCCGCGGCGAAGTTCGGTGGGGGCCGGGGCACCGGGGCGCTCGCGTGGTCCCCGCGCGCCCGCTTCCGCCCGCTGCTGTCCGGCGACGAGCGCGAAGGCCGTCGGCGGGCCGGACTCGAGCACCTGCCGGGGATCGCCGCCATGGCCGAGACCCTGCTCCATCTGCGTCCCGGGGACCCGCAAGGCCCGGCCGCCGCGGAGGTGGCACGCTGCGATCGCCTGCGCCGGCGCCTGCGGGCGCGCCTCGGCGACCTCGACGACGTCGCGGTCCATGGCCCCCCGAACGACGCCCTGCCCCACATCGTCGCCGCGTCGGCGCTCTACGTCGACGGGGAGACCCTCGCCGCCGAGCTCGACCGCGCCGGCTTCGCCGTACACTCCGGGTCCTCGTGCGCGTCGACGTCCGGGCGGCCGAGCCACGTCCTCGTCGCCATGGGGGCGCTTACCCACGGCCACGTCCGCGTCTCGTTCGGTCCGGACGTCGCCGGCGACGTCGTCGAGCGGTTCGCGGAGGCGTTCGCCACGGCCGTGGGCGCGCTGCGCGCCCGCCTGGGGGCGGGGCGCTGA
- a CDS encoding PhzF family phenazine biosynthesis protein, with product MPTLSVLRVFVGPDGAGGNPLGVFLEGAEIPEEDRQAIAADLGFSETVFLDDPATGRLRIYTPAAELPFAGHPLVGTAWLLAEHGTWVDALRPPAGTVATWEDDGRRWIRGRPEWAPEMTLRRYESPAEVDALEAPPAGTDVLHAWAWEDETAGRVRARFFAARLGVPEDEATGAAAVRLGAVLGRPLVIRQGTGSELRTRPGPAGTVEVGGVVEDVETRAYP from the coding sequence ATGCCGACCCTTTCCGTACTCCGCGTGTTCGTCGGCCCTGACGGGGCCGGGGGCAACCCGCTCGGGGTGTTCCTCGAGGGGGCCGAGATCCCCGAGGAGGACCGCCAGGCGATCGCCGCCGACCTCGGCTTCTCCGAGACGGTGTTCCTCGACGACCCCGCGACGGGGCGGCTGCGGATCTACACCCCGGCGGCTGAGCTGCCTTTCGCCGGTCACCCACTCGTCGGCACGGCCTGGCTGCTCGCCGAGCACGGCACGTGGGTCGACGCCCTGCGCCCGCCGGCCGGCACCGTCGCGACATGGGAGGACGACGGCCGTCGCTGGATCCGCGGCCGCCCCGAGTGGGCGCCGGAGATGACGCTTCGGCGCTACGAGTCCCCGGCCGAGGTGGACGCCCTCGAAGCCCCGCCCGCCGGGACCGACGTCCTCCACGCGTGGGCGTGGGAGGACGAGACGGCCGGCCGCGTGCGCGCCCGGTTCTTCGCCGCGCGTCTCGGGGTGCCCGAGGACGAGGCCACGGGAGCGGCCGCGGTGCGCCTCGGCGCAGTGCTCGGCCGGCCGCTCGTCATCCGCCAGGGAACGGGCTCGGAGCTGCGCACCCGGCCCGGCCCGGCGGGAACGGTCGAGGTCGGCGGCGTCGTCGAGGACGTCGAGACCCGCGCGTACCCGTAG
- a CDS encoding CopD family protein, protein MTAVEHEVAAPAVRAPAARGALARRAPVGAPGGDRRSGRMPARAVAGAAVVGAAGVAGVALTALGASQVAVEAAALLVRVVLVTGVLVAVGGAVFVGAVHDGRGHERARIVRLVRAAAIAGMAASALSVPLHAAVVQGSGFAGASDARTLAAVAASPFGAAALLRLAGLCAVALGVGRPRTGALVTGAGVLVALAGFTLTGHSATADTRWLAATVTVVHAGAAGVWLGGLLLLGVVLAMRRGSFDASGGARLLGRFSTVAAASVAALVPTGTALAAREVGSLGGLVSSGYGRTLLVKVALVAVVLALAAHNRWRLVPAIDRDGPAAWRRLQRTVRAELAGLLLAVAVTGALVRLAPPG, encoded by the coding sequence ATGACGGCCGTCGAGCACGAGGTCGCCGCGCCGGCGGTGCGTGCGCCGGCGGCACGAGGCGCGCTCGCGCGACGGGCGCCGGTCGGCGCGCCGGGGGGGGACCGGCGTTCGGGTCGGATGCCGGCGAGGGCGGTCGCGGGGGCCGCCGTGGTCGGCGCCGCGGGGGTGGCCGGCGTCGCGCTCACCGCGCTGGGCGCCTCGCAGGTCGCGGTGGAGGCCGCGGCGCTGCTCGTGCGCGTCGTGCTCGTGACCGGGGTCCTCGTCGCGGTGGGCGGCGCGGTCTTCGTCGGCGCCGTTCACGACGGCCGCGGTCACGAACGGGCACGCATCGTGCGGCTCGTGCGGGCGGCGGCCATCGCCGGCATGGCCGCGAGCGCCCTCAGCGTGCCGCTGCACGCGGCCGTCGTGCAGGGATCGGGCTTCGCCGGCGCGTCCGACGCACGGACCCTGGCCGCCGTCGCGGCCTCGCCGTTCGGTGCGGCGGCGCTGCTGCGCCTGGCCGGCCTCTGCGCCGTGGCCTTGGGCGTCGGCCGGCCGCGGACCGGCGCGCTCGTCACGGGCGCCGGGGTGCTGGTCGCGCTCGCGGGCTTCACGCTCACCGGCCACAGCGCGACCGCGGACACCCGCTGGCTCGCGGCGACGGTCACGGTCGTGCACGCCGGCGCGGCGGGCGTGTGGCTGGGCGGTCTCCTGCTCCTCGGCGTCGTCCTCGCCATGCGACGCGGCTCGTTCGACGCGAGCGGCGGCGCCCGGCTCCTCGGCCGCTTCTCCACCGTGGCCGCGGCCAGCGTCGCGGCGCTCGTGCCGACGGGTACGGCCCTGGCGGCACGCGAGGTCGGCAGCCTCGGCGGCCTGGTGAGCAGCGGCTACGGGCGGACGCTGCTCGTGAAGGTGGCGCTCGTCGCGGTCGTCCTGGCCCTCGCCGCCCACAACCGGTGGCGGCTCGTGCCGGCCATCGACCGCGACGGCCCCGCGGCGTGGCGCCGGCTGCAGCGCACGGTACGGGCAGAGCTCGCCGGCCTGCTGCTCGCGGTGGCCGTGACCGGAGCGCTCGTCCGCCTCGCGCCGCCGGGATGA
- a CDS encoding DUF3105 domain-containing protein: protein MAPRTAVVAVGVGALLLAGCGGAPGTAAEVDCGPVEEQPDAGHQHLVGDAEAPVDYATVPPTSGWHFADPDRVRGALGMHEAERPLTETEQASVLAVDAVVVTWRDLTAEQRDALAELATGEYAGRVAVTPYDRLEPGQVVMTAWRTMQVCDGLDLAAVARFVDAHAAAEPDFSMGGADHGDEHGRHEFSGR, encoded by the coding sequence ATGGCTCCGCGTACCGCTGTCGTCGCTGTGGGCGTCGGCGCCCTGCTACTCGCGGGGTGCGGTGGCGCACCGGGAACGGCCGCCGAGGTTGACTGCGGTCCCGTGGAGGAGCAGCCCGACGCCGGCCATCAGCACCTCGTGGGCGACGCGGAGGCGCCCGTCGACTACGCCACCGTCCCCCCGACCTCCGGGTGGCACTTCGCCGACCCCGACCGGGTCCGCGGGGCACTCGGGATGCACGAGGCCGAACGCCCCCTCACCGAGACGGAGCAGGCGAGCGTGCTGGCCGTCGACGCAGTCGTCGTCACCTGGCGCGATCTCACCGCCGAGCAGCGCGACGCGCTCGCCGAGCTCGCCACCGGCGAGTACGCCGGGCGGGTCGCGGTGACGCCCTACGACCGCCTCGAGCCGGGCCAGGTGGTGATGACCGCCTGGCGGACGATGCAGGTCTGCGACGGCCTCGACCTCGCGGCCGTCGCCCGCTTCGTCGACGCGCACGCCGCTGCGGAGCCCGACTTCTCGATGGGCGGAGCCGACCACGGCGACGAGCACGGCCGGCATGAGTTTTCCGGCCGCTGA
- a CDS encoding copper resistance CopC family protein, whose protein sequence is MTNPRDSIRLHQAVAPVVAALLAGAALVVGAGPAAAHAALVGAHPEDGATVTDELDMVVLEFDEPVGFAQVRVTGPDGQRVDEGQPGERGTTVEQPLAPVLPRGAYEVAFRVTPDDGHPLEGRVAFTYAGPVGTGDVGDPPPAAGDRAETVLPAPGEADVREEQTGVEAEGMGAEREADLGYPVLVLALLVLLAAAGGAALFVRRRGRGGSGGRVADA, encoded by the coding sequence GTGACCAACCCCCGCGACAGCATCCGACTCCACCAGGCGGTCGCGCCCGTCGTGGCCGCCCTGCTCGCAGGGGCGGCCCTGGTCGTCGGCGCCGGGCCCGCTGCGGCGCACGCGGCACTCGTGGGGGCACACCCCGAAGACGGGGCGACGGTCACCGACGAGCTCGACATGGTCGTGCTGGAGTTCGACGAGCCCGTCGGCTTCGCGCAGGTCCGGGTGACCGGACCCGACGGCCAGCGGGTGGACGAGGGGCAGCCGGGGGAGCGGGGGACGACGGTCGAGCAGCCCCTCGCACCGGTGCTGCCAAGGGGCGCCTACGAGGTGGCGTTCCGGGTCACACCCGACGACGGGCATCCCCTCGAGGGACGGGTTGCGTTCACCTACGCCGGTCCGGTCGGCACGGGCGACGTGGGCGACCCACCGCCCGCCGCCGGGGACAGGGCCGAAACCGTGCTGCCCGCACCCGGCGAGGCAGACGTCCGGGAGGAGCAGACCGGAGTGGAGGCCGAGGGCATGGGTGCCGAGCGGGAGGCCGACCTCGGCTACCCCGTGCTGGTCCTCGCACTGCTCGTGCTCCTCGCTGCGGCCGGCGGTGCGGCCCTGTTCGTGCGCCGGCGCGGTCGGGGCGGCTCCGGCGGCCGGGTCGCGGACGCGTAG
- a CDS encoding VIT1/CCC1 family protein produces the protein MRSAKRRYRRHMADELDGAAVYRALAERAHGERRDILLGLAEAEERHARHWAAKLTELGEDPPRVAAHQVGGRARLLAWIARRLGVGAVIPLLERGEASEISRYDADPAAPAHMVVDERVHARVVAGLFPSWRARTSGGLRAGVFGVNDGLVSNLALVMGMAGGQASNEVIVLAGLAGLLGGALSMGAGEFISVTSQRELFAGEIALDAAHLTELADEPTNELALLLRARGTPAGEAERAAEELLRDPDVAARVLAREKLGFDPTALGSPWGAAASNFAAFSVGATIPLLPFVIGSGAAAMLTAMAAASVALFTVGAAISLLTNRPMLRSGLRQLAVGAVAAAVTFGLGGLAGGVLG, from the coding sequence ATGAGGAGTGCGAAGCGGCGGTACCGGCGCCACATGGCCGACGAGCTCGACGGGGCGGCGGTGTACCGTGCCCTCGCCGAGCGCGCGCACGGCGAGCGCCGCGACATCCTCCTCGGGCTCGCCGAGGCCGAGGAGCGCCACGCACGCCACTGGGCGGCCAAGCTCACCGAGCTCGGCGAGGACCCGCCCCGGGTCGCCGCGCATCAGGTCGGCGGCCGCGCGCGGCTGCTCGCGTGGATCGCGCGGCGCCTCGGCGTGGGGGCGGTCATCCCCCTCCTCGAGCGGGGCGAGGCGTCGGAGATCAGCCGCTACGACGCCGACCCCGCCGCGCCCGCGCACATGGTCGTCGACGAGCGGGTGCACGCCCGGGTCGTCGCGGGCCTGTTCCCCTCGTGGCGGGCCCGCACGTCGGGCGGCCTGCGCGCCGGCGTCTTCGGCGTCAACGACGGCCTCGTTTCCAACCTCGCCCTCGTCATGGGCATGGCAGGCGGTCAGGCCTCGAACGAGGTCATCGTCCTCGCCGGCCTCGCCGGCCTGCTCGGCGGAGCCCTGTCCATGGGGGCCGGCGAGTTCATCTCCGTCACGTCGCAGCGTGAGCTGTTCGCCGGTGAGATCGCGCTCGACGCCGCGCACCTGACGGAGCTCGCCGACGAGCCGACGAACGAGCTCGCGCTGCTGCTGCGCGCCCGCGGGACCCCCGCCGGCGAGGCCGAGCGCGCAGCCGAGGAGCTCCTGCGGGACCCCGACGTGGCCGCGCGGGTCCTCGCGCGCGAGAAGCTCGGTTTCGACCCGACCGCCCTCGGCTCGCCCTGGGGCGCCGCGGCGTCGAACTTCGCCGCGTTCTCCGTCGGGGCCACCATCCCGTTGCTGCCCTTCGTGATCGGATCGGGGGCCGCCGCGATGCTCACGGCGATGGCTGCGGCGTCCGTGGCGCTGTTCACCGTCGGTGCGGCCATCAGCCTGCTGACCAACCGGCCGATGCTGCGGTCGGGGCTCCGCCAGCTCGCCGTCGGGGCGGTGGCGGCGGCGGTCACCTTCGGCCTCGGCGGTCTCGCCGGGGGCGTGCTCGGCTGA